From the Halalkalicoccus sp. CGA53 genome, one window contains:
- a CDS encoding thiamine pyrophosphate-binding protein, translated as MRVNEAVIDRLIEQGISTVFGNPGKQSLPLNESIEEREGIDFVVARHETAVSHQAWGYAETSGEMAATIVIPGPGDMNAMNGLKNALNDCVPLLHIAIETEPELRGGDGIHETPPDTYDNVVKENILVETPESTIAELDRAIDIARSTPTGPVRLGIPKNFLKMDVSLAHRTSQSPGTRAEPPERPVSEAAEILDASSRPVIVAGGGVRSGDASEELQAVAERIDAPVVSTYKGKGVLPADHPLYAGVLSGGAPTALLECLADSDTVLGVGTDFDAVTTGEWSVEMPSSLIHVTMHASDIGVGYTPTVGLVADAEATLGTLAEHTEEAERGGEDRAAAVRQAIDEHLKPLRERTEAPMTSVAALSAVNNSLDPETVLAVDAGGFRLWALLAVDAYGPNRYVNPGSWASMGTGLPSGIGAKMANPDREVVVLTGDGGLMMCVHELHTSVAHDIDLTVVVLNNSDYAIISEEASRNYRFEEGAYDWASAPVSFAAIAEGYGMRALQADSTDEIRDVLSEAQSSEGPTLVEIPTDPREPQASVWDGEW; from the coding sequence ATGCGGGTCAATGAGGCCGTAATCGACCGCTTGATAGAGCAGGGCATCTCGACGGTATTCGGAAACCCGGGAAAGCAGAGCCTCCCGCTCAACGAGAGCATTGAGGAGCGCGAGGGGATCGACTTCGTCGTGGCCCGCCACGAGACGGCAGTTTCACACCAGGCATGGGGGTATGCGGAGACGTCGGGGGAGATGGCCGCGACGATCGTCATCCCGGGACCGGGTGATATGAACGCGATGAACGGACTGAAGAACGCGCTCAACGACTGTGTTCCGCTCCTGCATATCGCCATCGAGACGGAACCGGAACTCCGGGGTGGAGACGGTATCCACGAGACGCCGCCGGACACGTACGACAACGTCGTGAAGGAGAACATCCTGGTCGAAACCCCCGAGAGTACGATCGCCGAACTCGACCGAGCGATCGATATCGCACGGAGTACTCCGACGGGCCCGGTCAGGCTCGGGATTCCGAAGAACTTCCTGAAGATGGACGTCTCGCTCGCCCACCGGACGTCCCAATCACCGGGGACGAGAGCGGAACCACCCGAACGACCGGTATCGGAGGCCGCGGAGATACTCGACGCTTCGTCTCGACCGGTTATCGTCGCGGGCGGCGGTGTCCGGTCTGGGGACGCGAGCGAAGAACTGCAGGCGGTAGCGGAACGAATCGACGCCCCCGTGGTATCAACGTACAAGGGCAAGGGTGTGCTGCCGGCGGACCACCCCCTATATGCGGGAGTTCTCTCGGGAGGTGCACCGACAGCCCTGTTAGAGTGCCTGGCCGATTCGGATACCGTACTCGGGGTTGGAACGGACTTCGACGCCGTGACGACCGGAGAGTGGAGCGTCGAAATGCCATCGTCGCTGATCCATGTGACGATGCACGCGTCGGATATCGGCGTGGGATACACACCGACGGTTGGTCTCGTCGCGGATGCCGAGGCGACGCTCGGTACGCTCGCCGAGCACACGGAGGAGGCAGAACGAGGTGGCGAGGATCGGGCGGCGGCGGTTCGACAAGCGATCGACGAACATCTGAAGCCACTCCGTGAACGCACCGAGGCGCCGATGACGTCCGTGGCCGCGCTGAGTGCGGTCAACAACTCGCTGGACCCCGAGACGGTCCTCGCGGTCGACGCCGGGGGTTTCCGGCTGTGGGCGTTACTGGCCGTCGACGCTTACGGACCGAACCGGTACGTGAACCCTGGGTCGTGGGCATCGATGGGGACCGGGCTACCATCGGGAATCGGAGCGAAGATGGCCAACCCCGACCGCGAGGTCGTCGTACTCACCGGCGATGGTGGGCTCATGATGTGCGTCCACGAACTCCATACGTCAGTCGCTCACGACATCGACCTTACGGTCGTCGTCCTCAACAACAGCGACTACGCAATCATCAGCGAGGAAGCCTCTCGGAACTACCGCTTCGAAGAGGGTGCGTACGACTGGGCATCCGCTCCGGTCTCGTTCGCGGCGATCGCCGAGGGGTACGGCATGCGGGCACTTCAGGCCGACTCCACCGACGAGATCCGGGACGTCCTCTCTGAGGCACAGTCGAGCGAGGGACCGACGCTCGTCGAGATCCCCACTGATCCACGCGAGCCACAGGCAAGCGTGTGGGACGGCGAGTGGTGA
- a CDS encoding mannonate dehydratase gives MPRNESMLRVGFRTNTLSDERLRYVAQLGVEDVFVNPVEPTGGTGGDVFVDESDRTETDRRLPLGPDTIPSEEELQELKAACADHGIRLAGIHTLGYNVYGDVKFGREGAEGQLTAIEELIRNMGAADLTTLGYQWNPRGVVPMRTGTTRIRGDAVATEFQREDIDLPSGPVLEREYTEEELWENYEAFLERILPVAEEAGVTLALHPIDPPIDEPIGGIPRLFRDTESFRRAMDAVPSENHGLKLCLGCFSEMGVDVPGVIQEFGNSNDIVFVHFRDVVGTGDSFNETFVDCGNYDEHEAMCALAETDFDGIVIPDHVPQMTGDTDWGHRGRGFTAGYLRGLAKAVGER, from the coding sequence ATGCCACGGAACGAATCGATGCTACGAGTAGGGTTCCGAACGAACACCCTCTCGGACGAGCGATTACGATACGTCGCTCAGCTCGGGGTTGAGGACGTCTTCGTCAATCCGGTCGAACCTACTGGGGGGACCGGTGGAGACGTCTTCGTCGACGAAAGCGATCGGACCGAAACGGATCGACGACTCCCGCTCGGTCCCGACACGATCCCATCCGAAGAGGAGTTGCAGGAACTGAAGGCCGCCTGCGCTGACCACGGAATCCGTCTCGCGGGTATCCACACGCTTGGCTACAACGTCTACGGCGACGTCAAGTTCGGACGCGAGGGAGCAGAGGGACAGCTCACGGCGATCGAAGAGCTGATCCGGAACATGGGTGCGGCCGACCTGACGACGCTCGGCTACCAGTGGAACCCCCGAGGTGTCGTCCCGATGCGAACGGGAACGACCCGCATTCGAGGCGACGCGGTCGCGACGGAGTTCCAGCGCGAGGATATCGACCTCCCCAGCGGGCCCGTCCTCGAACGAGAGTACACCGAAGAGGAACTCTGGGAGAACTACGAGGCGTTCCTCGAACGGATCCTCCCGGTCGCCGAAGAGGCCGGCGTGACGCTCGCGCTCCACCCGATCGACCCGCCGATCGACGAACCGATCGGCGGCATTCCCCGGCTCTTTAGGGACACGGAAAGTTTCCGCCGCGCGATGGACGCGGTTCCCAGCGAAAACCACGGGCTGAAGCTCTGTCTGGGTTGCTTCTCGGAGATGGGTGTCGACGTTCCGGGGGTGATCCAGGAGTTCGGCAATAGTAACGACATCGTCTTCGTCCACTTCCGCGACGTCGTCGGCACGGGCGACTCGTTCAACGAGACGTTCGTCGACTGTGGGAACTACGACGAGCACGAGGCGATGTGTGCGCTCGCCGAGACCGACTTCGACGGAATCGTCATCCCGGACCACGTACCTCAGATGACCGGGGACACCGACTGGGGCCACCGTGGACGCGGGTTCACTGCCGGCTACCTCCGGGGGCTCGCGAAGGCCGTGGGCGAACGGTAG
- a CDS encoding TAXI family TRAP transporter solute-binding subunit — protein MPKQLPSRRRFLAGTAGIGAIGFAGCLGDNGDDDEDEDDNGNGDGVVDMRVGSSTSGSTVYQTSQAIQRVLNDHSDVTSWDTQTTGGDPASVRLYDQGELEAYGLPNFIIRRGMNGEDPFEEEKEVPHQGFTYFERDDFFVAVDGSGIETTDDMLGRDVHLLQPGWGTRELFMDIMDEDPDLKEQLIENVVDIDVDDVAGAVEEGQVEAILGYGANEVNLPAWLAEVDARADLHVVEVSDSFRQVFEDSPHAPYFEKDVYGFEQDVTSVTDQIGGYQILFQYMFSPDLSAESVYEVLDISYEHYESVQEGQPAFFNYGEEPDRFTTAIEGDFVPVHAGAADFYEEHDLWEDEWERGD, from the coding sequence ATGCCCAAGCAACTGCCATCGAGAAGGCGATTCCTTGCAGGGACTGCAGGAATCGGTGCTATCGGATTCGCCGGCTGTCTCGGCGACAACGGTGATGACGACGAGGACGAAGACGACAACGGGAACGGCGACGGCGTAGTCGACATGCGTGTCGGCTCCTCTACATCCGGTTCGACCGTCTACCAGACTTCACAGGCGATCCAGCGCGTCTTGAACGACCACTCGGACGTCACGAGCTGGGATACGCAGACAACCGGCGGGGACCCAGCCAGCGTCAGGCTCTACGACCAAGGAGAGCTCGAGGCGTACGGCCTTCCGAACTTCATCATCAGGCGCGGTATGAATGGCGAAGATCCGTTCGAGGAGGAAAAAGAGGTCCCACACCAGGGGTTCACCTACTTCGAGCGTGACGACTTCTTCGTCGCTGTAGACGGCTCCGGAATCGAGACGACGGACGACATGCTCGGACGGGACGTCCACCTGCTTCAGCCAGGCTGGGGGACGCGGGAACTGTTCATGGATATCATGGACGAGGATCCCGACCTGAAAGAACAGTTGATCGAGAACGTCGTCGATATCGACGTCGACGACGTCGCAGGAGCGGTCGAGGAAGGACAGGTCGAGGCGATCCTTGGGTACGGCGCGAATGAGGTGAACCTCCCCGCGTGGTTGGCAGAAGTAGACGCAAGAGCGGACCTCCACGTTGTCGAGGTGTCCGATAGCTTCCGGCAGGTGTTCGAAGATTCGCCGCATGCACCGTATTTCGAAAAAGACGTTTACGGGTTTGAGCAGGACGTCACGAGTGTGACCGACCAGATCGGGGGGTACCAAATCCTCTTCCAGTATATGTTCAGTCCAGACCTCTCGGCTGAATCGGTGTATGAAGTTCTGGACATCTCATACGAGCACTATGAGTCCGTTCAAGAAGGACAGCCGGCATTCTTCAATTACGGAGAGGAGCCTGACCGGTTCACTACGGCGATCGAAGGCGACTTCGTCCCGGTCCACGCCGGTGCGGCCGACTTCTACGAGGAACACGACCTGTGGGAGGACGAGTGGGAGCGCGGTGACTGA
- a CDS encoding mandelate racemase/muconate lactonizing enzyme family protein: MYSDFAERLATVMWQKFDETPSRTTETPEITDVSTLVVDGNFPWTIVQVETDTGVTGIGESYPSPGVHEVITDYFAPVLQGENPLDVERLYNLMRESLSGRGSQQGIGTIAISGVELALWDTAGKVLGQPVYQLLGGKMREEVRMYADCHAGEGMVEAALSHQPSETYEAAAYARAARSAVDDGFNMVKFDLDVPSGRDIDTLSRHLDGPEIAHKRGLVEAVVEEVGDEAEIAVDLHWNFSRDSVEKLCSALEEYDLAWVEDPLPPENAEALAELNRTVDQPLLTGENRYGRHGFRDLVENQAVSFVAPDIPKTGGIAETKKIAELAEGYYMTLAPHNIGSPVATMAGVHVGATVPNFLALEFHARDVPWWDDLVVSDEPLIENGYIQVPDEPGLGIELDWDVVEKHRKT; this comes from the coding sequence ATGTACTCAGACTTCGCTGAACGTTTAGCCACCGTCATGTGGCAGAAGTTCGATGAGACGCCGAGCCGGACGACAGAGACGCCGGAGATCACAGACGTATCGACGCTCGTCGTGGACGGAAACTTCCCGTGGACGATCGTACAGGTCGAGACCGACACCGGCGTTACCGGAATCGGGGAGTCCTATCCGTCACCCGGTGTTCACGAGGTGATCACCGACTACTTCGCGCCGGTGCTGCAGGGCGAGAACCCCCTCGATGTCGAGCGGTTGTACAACCTCATGCGCGAGAGCCTTTCGGGCCGCGGCTCACAGCAGGGGATCGGGACGATCGCGATCAGCGGCGTCGAACTCGCGCTGTGGGATACGGCGGGAAAGGTACTCGGTCAACCCGTCTACCAACTACTCGGCGGGAAGATGCGCGAAGAGGTCAGGATGTACGCCGATTGCCATGCCGGCGAGGGGATGGTCGAAGCGGCCCTGAGTCACCAACCATCCGAGACCTACGAGGCAGCGGCTTACGCCCGGGCGGCGCGGAGTGCCGTCGACGACGGCTTCAATATGGTCAAGTTCGATCTCGATGTCCCGTCCGGCCGCGATATCGATACGCTTTCGAGACACCTCGATGGACCCGAGATCGCGCACAAGCGGGGGCTGGTCGAGGCGGTCGTCGAGGAGGTCGGTGACGAGGCGGAGATCGCAGTCGATCTCCACTGGAACTTCAGCCGCGACTCGGTCGAGAAGCTCTGTAGCGCACTCGAAGAGTACGACCTCGCGTGGGTGGAGGATCCGCTTCCCCCGGAGAACGCGGAAGCACTCGCGGAGCTGAACCGTACGGTCGACCAGCCACTTCTCACGGGGGAGAACCGCTACGGCCGCCACGGGTTTAGAGACCTCGTCGAGAACCAGGCCGTCTCGTTCGTCGCCCCCGACATCCCGAAGACGGGCGGGATCGCCGAAACGAAAAAGATCGCAGAACTCGCCGAAGGGTACTACATGACATTGGCTCCGCACAACATCGGAAGCCCCGTTGCGACCATGGCTGGGGTGCACGTCGGTGCGACAGTACCGAACTTCCTCGCACTCGAGTTTCACGCACGAGACGTTCCGTGGTGGGATGATCTGGTCGTTTCAGACGAACCGCTGATCGAAAACGGATACATCCAAGTGCCCGACGAACCCGGTCTCGGTATCGAACTGGACTGGGATGTCGTCGAGAAACACCGAAAGACGTAG
- a CDS encoding D-2-hydroxyacid dehydrogenase, with amino-acid sequence MKVTVRHDQPIAKALAGRREGLVVVGADSEREALEALPESDAFVINPTNWSDEYLESFTGGRWIQATSAGYSAFPIEEFESNGIAFTNASGNYGPPVADHAFALALALGRGISRCRDDQLDSKWNRDIGSSLIDFSDRTLTVVGLGDIGEEVARRGEGFGMTVYGTKRDPSTYDGRLPADRVLASGKLDSLLPNTDVLVLAVPLTDETHHLVDENAIEALPDSAIVVNVARGPVIDERALVRALETDRIAGAGLDVFETEPLPEDSPLWDRKDVVITPHVGGRSASFVDRFVDLFLANHDRLERGEPLVNRIV; translated from the coding sequence ATGAAAGTCACGGTGCGTCATGACCAACCGATTGCAAAAGCGCTAGCGGGACGTAGAGAGGGGTTAGTTGTCGTCGGGGCGGATTCCGAACGAGAGGCGCTCGAGGCGTTACCGGAGAGCGATGCGTTCGTCATCAATCCGACCAACTGGTCGGACGAGTATCTCGAATCGTTCACCGGGGGGCGGTGGATTCAAGCGACGAGTGCCGGATATTCGGCGTTTCCGATCGAGGAGTTCGAGTCGAACGGGATCGCCTTCACCAACGCGAGCGGGAACTACGGGCCACCCGTCGCCGACCACGCGTTCGCGCTGGCGCTCGCGCTCGGTCGTGGGATCTCGCGCTGTCGGGACGATCAACTCGACAGCAAGTGGAATCGCGACATCGGCTCCAGTTTGATCGATTTCTCGGACCGCACGCTCACAGTCGTCGGACTCGGAGATATCGGCGAGGAAGTCGCACGCCGAGGTGAAGGGTTCGGTATGACGGTGTACGGGACGAAACGGGATCCATCGACGTACGACGGTCGCCTCCCTGCGGACCGCGTTCTGGCGTCGGGGAAGCTAGATAGTCTGCTTCCGAACACCGACGTCCTCGTTCTCGCCGTTCCTCTGACCGACGAGACTCACCACCTCGTCGACGAGAACGCCATCGAAGCCCTGCCCGATTCGGCGATCGTAGTGAACGTCGCCCGAGGTCCCGTTATCGACGAACGGGCACTCGTCCGAGCGCTCGAAACCGACCGGATCGCCGGGGCCGGTCTCGACGTGTTCGAAACCGAGCCCCTCCCCGAAGACTCACCACTTTGGGACCGCAAGGACGTCGTGATAACCCCGCACGTTGGCGGTCGATCGGCCTCCTTCGTCGATCGGTTCGTCGACCTCTTCCTCGCGAACCACGACCGACTCGAACGGGGGGAACCGTTGGTAAACCGTATCGTATAA
- a CDS encoding EamA family transporter — MVSTLGVGLALLAACCLAGQALTIRLATRHGRANDALLVVIAVNVVVLFPLAFLLDPNPTVTPRSIAAFAGAGIVGTMLGRAFFYEGIKRVGASRAEPVKASMPLHATVLAVLFLGERVTGPQFFGIVLIVAGIALVSWEQASTDRLEGNETPWLGLSLPLAAALFFGLEPILATIGFGEGTSVPMGLAIKTAAALVVFVGYLAWRGTLPGRADVPPGAFRWYVLAGVTSTTFLLAYYAGLAVSRVSVVVPIMQTSPLIVVVVSALLFKRIEKVTPRLIAAAGVIVCGGITVTLTG, encoded by the coding sequence ATGGTTTCGACTCTCGGGGTTGGATTGGCGCTGCTGGCGGCATGCTGTCTCGCCGGGCAGGCGCTCACGATCCGACTCGCGACCCGTCACGGGCGGGCGAACGACGCCCTCCTGGTCGTGATCGCCGTAAACGTCGTCGTGCTGTTCCCGCTGGCGTTCCTCCTCGACCCGAACCCGACGGTCACTCCGCGGTCGATCGCCGCGTTCGCGGGCGCGGGGATCGTGGGGACGATGCTCGGCCGGGCGTTCTTTTACGAAGGGATCAAACGCGTCGGGGCGAGCCGCGCGGAGCCGGTGAAGGCCTCGATGCCGTTACACGCGACGGTGTTAGCCGTGCTCTTTCTCGGCGAACGCGTGACCGGGCCCCAGTTCTTCGGGATCGTGCTGATCGTCGCCGGTATCGCGCTCGTCTCCTGGGAGCAGGCCTCGACCGACCGACTGGAGGGCAACGAGACGCCGTGGCTCGGCCTGTCGTTGCCGCTGGCCGCCGCGCTGTTCTTCGGGCTCGAACCGATCCTCGCGACGATCGGCTTCGGGGAGGGGACCTCGGTTCCGATGGGCCTCGCGATCAAGACCGCCGCCGCGCTCGTCGTCTTCGTCGGCTACCTCGCCTGGCGCGGGACGTTGCCGGGCCGGGCGGACGTCCCTCCGGGGGCCTTCCGATGGTACGTCCTGGCAGGGGTCACGAGCACCACGTTTCTCTTGGCGTACTACGCAGGGTTGGCCGTCTCGCGGGTCAGCGTCGTCGTCCCGATCATGCAGACGAGTCCACTGATCGTCGTCGTGGTTTCGGCACTCCTCTTCAAGCGAATCGAGAAAGTCACCCCGCGACTTATCGCCGCCGCCGGCGTGATCGTCTGTGGCGGGATTACGGTGACGCTGACCGGGTGA
- a CDS encoding enolase C-terminal domain-like protein translates to MVPTITRVESIEFAYEVSDVGYSPNGFSVVYDPGNSQERRLFALRIETDEGVTGEYVGGNSPAAAQINMVADYLIGKNPLERERHWSAMKRALRKYDWMGIGPLDIALWDLAGKYRDAPIHELLGTYRTSFPAYASTYQGDKNGGLDSPGAFADFAEECLEMGYPGFKIHDWGGDWTDPDETVETVLAVGERVGDRMDLMLDPACNPETFADALKIGRACDEAEFLWYEDPYRDGGVSQHAHRKLRQLIDTPLLQTEHVRGLEPHTDFIAAEATDFVRADPEYDGGITGAIKIARATEGFGLDVEYHAPGPAQRQCLAATRNSNYYEVALVHPDCENTQPPVYADDYSDMLETIDDEGRVSVPDGPGLGVDYDWEEIEDRETGRRVYE, encoded by the coding sequence ATGGTACCAACGATCACGAGAGTTGAGTCGATAGAGTTCGCCTACGAGGTGTCCGACGTCGGGTACAGCCCAAACGGATTCAGCGTCGTGTACGATCCGGGCAACAGTCAGGAGAGACGGCTGTTCGCGCTCCGGATCGAGACCGACGAGGGCGTGACGGGCGAGTACGTCGGGGGCAACTCGCCGGCGGCAGCACAGATCAACATGGTCGCCGACTACCTGATCGGGAAGAACCCCTTAGAGCGCGAGCGCCACTGGAGCGCGATGAAGCGGGCGCTCAGGAAGTACGACTGGATGGGGATCGGTCCGCTCGACATCGCGCTTTGGGATCTCGCCGGGAAGTATCGAGACGCCCCCATTCATGAGCTACTCGGAACGTACCGTACGTCGTTTCCCGCCTACGCCTCGACCTATCAGGGCGATAAGAACGGCGGGCTGGACTCACCGGGGGCGTTCGCGGATTTCGCGGAGGAATGTCTGGAGATGGGCTACCCGGGGTTCAAGATCCACGACTGGGGTGGCGACTGGACCGATCCCGACGAGACGGTCGAGACGGTCCTCGCGGTCGGCGAGCGCGTAGGTGACCGGATGGACTTGATGCTCGATCCGGCGTGCAACCCGGAGACGTTCGCCGACGCACTGAAGATAGGTCGAGCGTGTGACGAGGCGGAGTTCCTCTGGTACGAGGACCCGTATCGGGACGGGGGCGTCTCACAGCACGCCCACCGGAAGCTCCGGCAACTGATCGATACCCCGCTCTTACAGACCGAGCACGTCCGTGGGCTCGAGCCGCACACCGATTTCATCGCGGCGGAGGCGACCGACTTCGTCCGTGCGGATCCGGAGTACGACGGGGGGATCACCGGTGCGATCAAGATCGCTCGTGCCACCGAGGGGTTCGGTCTTGATGTCGAGTATCACGCACCGGGACCGGCTCAGCGCCAGTGTCTCGCGGCGACGCGCAACAGCAACTACTACGAGGTGGCGCTGGTCCACCCCGACTGTGAGAACACCCAGCCCCCCGTCTACGCCGACGACTACTCCGATATGCTCGAGACGATCGACGACGAGGGACGGGTCTCGGTCCCCGATGGACCGGGTCTCGGCGTCGACTACGACTGGGAGGAGATCGAAGATCGCGAGACGGGACGGAGAGTGTACGAGTGA
- a CDS encoding AtuA-related protein: MRADDRTTNWEPKPIDEAEILYDVAHARAGNKQDISNVTVVPYDDAIYEELVAILTPDRVRAHFAGIVTGEVERYCIENVCSMNFVMHGALDGGWTQSNRIDRSGKTLSTFMLRLPLHE, from the coding sequence ATGAGAGCAGACGACCGAACTACGAACTGGGAACCGAAACCGATCGACGAAGCCGAGATCCTCTACGATGTCGCTCACGCCCGTGCCGGTAACAAACAGGACATCAGCAACGTCACCGTCGTCCCGTACGACGACGCGATCTACGAGGAGCTGGTGGCTATCCTCACGCCGGACCGAGTGAGAGCCCACTTCGCTGGTATCGTGACGGGGGAGGTAGAGCGCTACTGTATCGAAAACGTCTGCTCGATGAACTTCGTCATGCACGGTGCCCTCGATGGGGGGTGGACGCAGTCGAACAGGATCGACAGAAGTGGGAAGACACTGAGCACGTTCATGCTTCGACTTCCGCTCCACGAGTAA
- a CDS encoding TRAP transporter permease, whose translation MSESHANVQSTPAVTVKALTYVLSIVLWLCAIYYAFTLEWARTLFTLGLFGLAFGIYILDELIQPLEEKRYNEIYLLLICLATVVITVTYLMLNFEELLFQRTGVGRHDEYVLALLFTLTMFYLIYRAFGMAFLSVIAGGFLYAWLGAHLPGILGHGGLSITRILNVFVLDFEGFFGSISGIVAAWVSLFLLYAGLLHGYGAFDYVMRLAFRASDYIRSGIAQSAVVASLAIGSINGAQVANAAMTGSVTIPLMKDAGLKSSTAAGIEAVASSGGQIMPPVMGAAAFIMASILGISYVEVLVAGIVPALTFYIAVGIAVHYKAINQNIMYGGSIDVEEEVGMEKSQAEFLSETVKLGIPFLVLIYTLGIAQWTVTSAALYTSIAMFATGVAFPLGERALGWNELSIVDLFRMTIEGAKYGAIVFAPIAVIVAAINAIVDILVTTGVPGKLALALMDLSGGVLIIALILAMIICIILGLGMPTVAAYTIVALLVAPALVEGFALDRLTVHYFVFYAAILSGITPPIAIAVVVTTGIAQSNFWASALEAVKIAAPLFVLPFAFIYNPEIIVGGFTAHKVYSSLVLLGGAAVLVHGLNYYGRAFASRTVYFGFRGLFVVLGVVIMAAPSDLLRSALLVVAGVAIFWQIMEVNEMDITTVRASVRRRL comes from the coding sequence ATGTCCGAGTCACATGCCAACGTCCAATCCACCCCGGCGGTCACAGTCAAAGCCCTCACCTACGTGCTTTCGATCGTGCTCTGGCTATGTGCGATCTACTACGCGTTTACGCTAGAGTGGGCGCGTACGCTGTTCACCCTCGGGCTGTTCGGTCTCGCGTTCGGGATCTACATCCTCGACGAGCTCATTCAGCCCCTCGAAGAGAAGCGGTATAACGAAATTTATCTCCTGTTAATATGTCTGGCAACTGTCGTAATCACGGTGACATATCTCATGCTGAACTTCGAGGAGTTGCTGTTCCAACGGACCGGAGTGGGTCGTCACGACGAGTACGTCCTCGCCCTCCTGTTCACGCTGACGATGTTCTATCTCATTTACCGGGCGTTCGGGATGGCGTTTCTCTCCGTCATCGCGGGCGGTTTCCTCTACGCGTGGCTCGGTGCGCACCTGCCGGGGATTCTCGGACACGGCGGGCTGTCGATCACCCGTATTCTGAACGTGTTCGTCCTCGATTTCGAGGGCTTTTTCGGATCGATCAGTGGAATCGTCGCCGCCTGGGTCTCGCTCTTCCTCCTGTATGCGGGGCTCCTCCACGGCTACGGGGCGTTCGACTACGTGATGCGGTTGGCGTTCCGAGCCTCCGACTACATCCGATCAGGTATCGCCCAGTCCGCAGTCGTTGCGAGCCTCGCCATCGGATCGATCAACGGCGCACAGGTCGCCAACGCGGCTATGACCGGATCGGTGACCATCCCCCTGATGAAAGACGCCGGTCTCAAGTCCTCAACCGCGGCCGGGATCGAAGCCGTCGCCTCCTCCGGGGGGCAGATCATGCCGCCGGTCATGGGCGCGGCGGCGTTCATCATGGCGTCGATCCTCGGGATCTCCTACGTCGAGGTCCTCGTCGCCGGCATCGTCCCAGCGCTCACGTTCTACATCGCCGTGGGGATCGCCGTCCACTACAAGGCGATCAACCAGAACATCATGTACGGTGGCTCAATCGACGTCGAGGAGGAGGTCGGGATGGAGAAGTCACAGGCCGAGTTCCTCTCGGAGACCGTGAAGCTCGGGATCCCGTTTCTCGTGCTGATCTACACGCTCGGTATCGCGCAGTGGACGGTCACCTCCGCCGCGCTCTACACCTCGATCGCGATGTTCGCTACCGGGGTTGCGTTCCCACTGGGCGAGCGCGCACTGGGATGGAACGAGCTGTCGATCGTCGACCTCTTCCGCATGACGATCGAGGGGGCGAAATACGGCGCGATCGTCTTCGCCCCGATCGCCGTCATCGTCGCGGCGATCAACGCGATCGTCGACATCCTGGTGACGACGGGTGTCCCCGGAAAGCTAGCGCTCGCGCTGATGGACCTCTCAGGCGGCGTCCTGATCATCGCGCTGATACTCGCGATGATCATCTGTATCATCCTCGGTCTGGGGATGCCGACCGTCGCCGCGTACACGATCGTCGCACTGCTCGTCGCGCCCGCCCTCGTCGAGGGGTTCGCGCTCGACCGGTTGACGGTCCACTACTTCGTCTTCTACGCGGCTATCCTATCGGGGATCACGCCGCCGATCGCGATCGCGGTGGTCGTGACGACGGGGATCGCGCAGTCGAACTTCTGGGCGTCGGCATTAGAAGCCGTCAAGATCGCCGCACCGCTGTTCGTCCTCCCGTTCGCGTTCATCTACAACCCCGAGATAATCGTCGGCGGCTTCACCGCCCACAAGGTGTACTCGTCGCTCGTGTTGCTCGGAGGTGCCGCGGTGTTAGTCCACGGGCTCAACTACTACGGCCGAGCGTTCGCCTCGAGGACGGTCTATTTCGGCTTCAGGGGGTTGTTTGTCGTCCTCGGCGTGGTCATCATGGCTGCACCGAGTGATCTCCTCCGGAGCGCCCTCCTCGTTGTAGCCGGGGTCGCGATCTTCTGGCAGATCATGGAAGTCAACGAGATGGATATCACCACCGTTCGTGCGTCGGTCCGTCGTCGACTCTGA